From Deltaproteobacteria bacterium, one genomic window encodes:
- a CDS encoding 4Fe-4S binding protein has protein sequence MSEAVSSFNTDDIKILAKCCERCWHSPERPCPDLINCLTSGPTCHNDPACNERAQSRTKTARREKLDRPVIFIGTGTCGLGAGAGKTLAAIREHVQKQNLDVDIVEVGCIGLCTAEPMVDIQLPGRTRVSFAKITSDKVPALIDTVLANKIVFEDLVAQFRDEKLTPYEGVIFQDQHPFFAQQTRCVLVNCGIIDPNNIDEYIARGGFCALAMALRKQTPEDIRNTVFDSGLRGRGGGGFPTGQKWKLAAQENSDQKYLVCNADEGDPGAFMNRAEIEGDPYRLLEGMAIAAYAIGASKAYIYIRAEYPLAVKRLIKAIATAKANGLLGHNILDSGFSLDIVIKKGAGAFVCGEETALIHSIEGRRGMPRPRPPYPAVKGLFGKPTIINNVETFYNIPTIIERGAAWFKAIGTGNSTGTKVFALSGKITRTGLAEVAFGISMRDVIFTIGGGVLNNKNFKAVQVGGPSGACIPSQHLDLTIDYDSMKTVGAMMGSGGLVVMDENTCMIDVAKFFMDFIGRESCGKCIPCREGTRRLLEILTQITQGRRTEKNADALLRFQGVVLLERLASVIKDTSLCALGQTAPNPVLSTLRYFRDEYEAHIFERRCPAHVCPELLNYTIDSEACVGCGVCIKACPADAIIGAPKQVHEINQDKCVACGSCLEVCRLNAVIAA, from the coding sequence ATGAGTGAAGCCGTTAGTAGTTTTAATACAGATGATATAAAAATTTTAGCTAAGTGTTGCGAACGCTGCTGGCATAGTCCCGAGCGTCCCTGCCCAGATTTGATCAATTGCCTAACATCTGGACCTACCTGTCACAACGACCCTGCATGTAATGAGCGCGCTCAATCTCGAACAAAAACTGCACGACGTGAAAAACTTGATCGTCCAGTAATTTTTATTGGTACCGGCACCTGCGGTTTAGGAGCAGGAGCAGGAAAAACTTTAGCAGCCATTCGTGAGCATGTGCAAAAGCAAAACCTCGATGTTGATATCGTTGAGGTCGGCTGTATCGGTTTATGCACTGCCGAACCAATGGTAGATATTCAATTACCTGGTCGCACCCGCGTTAGCTTTGCTAAAATTACTAGCGATAAAGTTCCTGCTTTAATCGATACGGTATTAGCTAATAAAATTGTGTTCGAAGATTTAGTAGCGCAATTTCGTGATGAAAAACTAACTCCGTACGAAGGAGTTATTTTTCAAGACCAACATCCCTTTTTTGCGCAACAAACCCGCTGCGTATTAGTTAATTGCGGTATTATCGATCCTAACAATATTGATGAATATATTGCTCGTGGTGGTTTTTGCGCGCTCGCCATGGCGCTACGTAAACAAACCCCCGAAGATATTCGCAATACTGTATTTGATAGTGGTTTACGAGGCCGTGGTGGTGGTGGTTTTCCTACGGGTCAAAAATGGAAACTTGCCGCCCAAGAAAATAGCGATCAAAAATATCTTGTATGTAATGCCGATGAAGGTGACCCTGGTGCTTTTATGAATCGCGCTGAAATCGAAGGTGACCCATACCGTTTGCTTGAAGGTATGGCTATTGCAGCTTATGCTATCGGCGCTAGCAAAGCTTATATTTATATTCGCGCTGAATATCCTCTAGCAGTTAAACGACTTATAAAAGCAATCGCCACCGCAAAAGCTAATGGTCTATTAGGTCATAACATACTTGATTCAGGATTTAGTCTTGATATTGTTATAAAAAAAGGCGCCGGAGCTTTTGTTTGTGGCGAAGAAACTGCACTCATTCATAGTATTGAAGGTCGTCGCGGTATGCCACGTCCCCGACCACCATATCCGGCTGTAAAAGGTTTGTTTGGCAAACCAACAATTATCAATAACGTCGAAACTTTTTATAATATCCCAACCATTATAGAACGAGGCGCGGCTTGGTTTAAAGCAATTGGTACGGGCAATAGCACCGGCACTAAAGTATTTGCGCTTTCTGGTAAAATTACTCGTACTGGTCTTGCTGAAGTTGCTTTTGGCATTTCAATGCGCGATGTCATTTTCACTATTGGTGGTGGTGTCCTAAACAACAAAAATTTTAAAGCGGTTCAAGTTGGTGGTCCCTCTGGTGCTTGTATTCCCTCACAGCATCTTGACCTTACAATCGACTATGACTCGATGAAAACCGTCGGCGCTATGATGGGTTCTGGTGGCCTGGTGGTCATGGATGAAAATACCTGTATGATCGATGTCGCCAAATTCTTCATGGACTTTATTGGACGTGAGTCTTGCGGCAAATGTATTCCCTGTCGTGAAGGAACCCGACGTTTACTTGAAATTCTAACGCAAATCACGCAAGGCCGTCGTACAGAAAAAAATGCTGATGCCCTCCTGCGTTTTCAGGGTGTGGTGCTCCTTGAACGTCTTGCTTCGGTTATCAAGGACACTAGCTTATGTGCTCTTGGGCAAACCGCGCCTAATCCTGTGCTTTCTACTTTACGATATTTTCGTGATGAGTATGAAGCGCACATCTTTGAACGTCGCTGCCCAGCACATGTTTGTCCTGAATTACTTAACTATACTATTGATAGTGAAGCCTGCGTAGGTTGTGGCGTTTGCATTAAAGCTTGCCCGGCTGATGCGATTATAGGTGCACCAAAACAAGTGCATGAAATTAATCAAGACAAATGCGTTGCTTGCGGCTCATGCTTAGAAGTCTGCCGACTTAACGCAGTAATCGCTGCCTAA
- a CDS encoding iron hydrogenase small subunit encodes MFQIQVNDKNVDAKDGEMLLATLKRAGIHVPTLCNMADMLPTGACRLCVVEVEGAPNLVPSCAFPVREGMKVKTHSLRAVRARKTIVELLLANHPDDCLYCARNNNCELQSLAENLGVRQRRYIGNKKERKIDASSPSIVRDPAKCILCGKCVRVCEEVQGVSALDFVGRGSKTEVSTVFNQGLNVSSCIACGQCIMVCPTGALTEQSNFRALLDAIGKPDKRVLVQIAPAVSVTLGELFGVKPGVDIAGVLNAALRRLGVDRVFDTAFSADLTIMEEGSELVQRLTLGGTLPMLTSCSPGWIKFMESFYPELLPHLSTCKSPQQMLGAVLKSFYAQRENIAPEQIFSVSIMPCTAKKFEAGRPEMLNDELADVDLVLTTRELARIIRMRGIDLNSLEPEPADTPFGERSSAGKLFGATGGVMEAALRSVHYLITGKEIETPKITPIRGLNGIKQAEVAIADTKLKVAVVSGLSNARIILDEIRKGNSPYHFVEVMTCPGGCIAGGGQPIGANVDAIRARMQALYKIDREAKLRTSHQNASVQRLYDEYLGKPLSEKSHHLLHTHYTPREVVK; translated from the coding sequence GTGTTTCAAATACAAGTAAATGACAAAAACGTCGACGCCAAAGATGGCGAGATGCTCTTAGCAACTCTTAAACGTGCTGGTATCCATGTACCAACCTTGTGCAACATGGCCGACATGTTACCTACCGGCGCTTGTCGTCTGTGTGTCGTTGAAGTTGAAGGTGCACCAAATTTAGTGCCAAGTTGTGCTTTCCCGGTACGCGAAGGCATGAAAGTTAAAACTCATTCGCTGCGTGCGGTAAGGGCGCGTAAAACTATTGTTGAATTATTACTAGCCAATCACCCTGATGACTGCCTTTATTGTGCACGCAATAATAACTGTGAGTTACAATCTCTTGCTGAAAATTTAGGGGTACGCCAACGTCGTTATATAGGTAATAAAAAAGAGCGTAAAATCGACGCTTCAAGCCCTTCAATTGTACGCGACCCGGCAAAATGCATCTTATGCGGTAAATGTGTGCGCGTTTGCGAAGAAGTACAAGGTGTGTCTGCTTTAGATTTTGTTGGTCGTGGTTCAAAAACTGAAGTTAGCACTGTATTTAATCAAGGTCTTAATGTCTCAAGCTGTATTGCTTGTGGGCAATGCATAATGGTGTGCCCAACTGGTGCTTTAACTGAACAAAGTAATTTTCGCGCCTTGCTTGATGCAATTGGCAAACCCGACAAACGCGTGCTTGTACAAATAGCACCCGCGGTTTCTGTTACTCTTGGTGAATTATTTGGGGTAAAGCCTGGTGTTGATATAGCAGGTGTACTTAATGCAGCCCTGCGTCGGCTTGGTGTTGATCGCGTATTTGATACTGCCTTTTCTGCTGATCTTACTATCATGGAAGAAGGCTCTGAGTTAGTGCAGCGTCTAACTCTTGGTGGCACTTTGCCAATGCTCACCAGTTGCTCTCCAGGTTGGATCAAATTCATGGAGAGTTTTTATCCAGAACTCCTACCGCATTTATCTACTTGCAAAAGCCCGCAACAAATGCTCGGTGCGGTGTTGAAAAGTTTCTATGCACAACGAGAAAATATTGCTCCTGAGCAAATTTTTAGCGTATCGATTATGCCTTGTACGGCGAAAAAATTTGAAGCTGGTCGCCCGGAAATGCTAAATGACGAATTAGCGGACGTTGATCTTGTGCTTACCACTCGTGAGCTGGCGCGAATTATTCGCATGCGGGGTATTGATCTTAATTCACTTGAACCCGAACCCGCTGACACACCTTTTGGTGAGCGCAGTAGTGCCGGTAAATTATTTGGCGCAACCGGTGGAGTAATGGAAGCTGCACTACGTAGTGTCCATTATTTGATAACCGGCAAAGAGATTGAAACTCCAAAAATTACCCCTATTCGTGGGCTCAATGGCATTAAACAAGCTGAAGTTGCTATCGCTGACACCAAATTAAAAGTGGCGGTGGTTAGCGGCCTTAGTAATGCCAGAATTATTCTTGATGAAATACGTAAGGGTAATTCTCCTTACCATTTTGTCGAAGTTATGACCTGCCCTGGTGGTTGTATCGCTGGTGGTGGTCAGCCAATTGGTGCCAACGTCGATGCTATACGTGCACGCATGCAAGCTCTCTATAAAATTGACCGTGAGGCAAAATTACGCACCTCACATCAAAATGCTTCAGTGCAGCGTTTATATGATGAGTACCTAGGTAAACCACTAAGTGAAAAAAGCCACCATCTCTTACATACTCATTATACTCCGCGCGAGGTGGTAAAATAA
- a CDS encoding 4Fe-4S binding protein, which yields MEALTDTPLVSTIKELCRLCYMCVRECPANAIRIKNGQAEVIEARCIGCGSCIKVCSQRAKQFQRSTDAVNAKLASGKLVAALAPSFPAEFSGLPATSIVGMIRALGFTKVFEVGFGADLLAVRYRQLLQNKTSALNRPNTSTSPTSSTGTLANPPPQWIGTLCPAIFGYVERYYPDLLPALAPLVSPMIAMARCIKKMHGSDVKVVFIGPCIAKKREALSHTVAGDVDYVLTFIELRELLDRYNITSENITPYEFDEPRAGKGTLLPFSGGFLEAAELDRGLIWDDVMAAEGRSTAFDAIDEFAKGSIEAKLLETLACKGCISGPGIIASDSLFSKQAAVGRYARERLTTFDSDAWRRAINEFNQLDLNRSFENFDQRLVDPTNDELNKILKRMGKNKIEDELNCGACGYDSCRAHARAVHAGLAEPEMCLPDTIEQLRHALGELDISHKQLANAQEELLRAEKLASMGQLAAGIAHEVNNPLAVILMYTHLLLDDCPVEYPMRPDLLMVVEQASRCQRIVSGLLNFSRHNKVLLQPTLLRDLVDRSARVLSAPDNITFEFIHDIAGEAEIDRDQITQVLMNLIKNAYDAMPNGGELTIRTGGDDEHVGFTVTDTGSGISAADMSKLFQPFFTTKPMGQGTGLGLSIAYGIVKMHRGEMKVESNCDPSRGSTGTTFTVTLPRYTQQL from the coding sequence ATGGAGGCGCTTACCGATACTCCTTTGGTCTCAACGATCAAGGAGCTCTGTCGGTTATGCTACATGTGTGTACGCGAATGCCCTGCAAATGCAATACGCATTAAAAATGGTCAGGCTGAAGTTATCGAAGCACGCTGTATTGGTTGTGGTAGCTGCATAAAAGTATGCAGTCAACGTGCAAAACAATTTCAACGCAGTACTGATGCAGTAAATGCTAAACTTGCCAGTGGTAAATTGGTTGCTGCTTTAGCGCCAAGCTTTCCCGCCGAATTTTCAGGTTTACCAGCAACCAGCATTGTAGGCATGATACGCGCATTAGGTTTTACTAAAGTATTTGAAGTTGGTTTTGGCGCTGATTTATTAGCCGTACGCTACCGTCAATTATTACAAAATAAAACCTCAGCACTTAATCGTCCTAATACATCTACCTCACCAACTAGTTCTACCGGTACCCTTGCCAATCCACCACCACAATGGATTGGTACACTCTGCCCTGCGATATTTGGTTATGTAGAGCGTTATTACCCAGATCTGCTGCCCGCGCTTGCTCCTTTAGTCTCACCAATGATTGCCATGGCTCGCTGTATCAAAAAAATGCACGGCTCAGATGTTAAAGTTGTTTTTATTGGACCCTGTATTGCTAAAAAACGCGAAGCCTTAAGTCATACTGTTGCAGGGGATGTCGATTACGTACTTACATTTATCGAACTGCGGGAACTACTTGATCGCTATAATATTACTTCAGAAAACATTACCCCGTATGAATTTGATGAACCCCGCGCTGGTAAAGGTACTTTATTACCTTTCTCAGGTGGGTTTTTAGAAGCTGCCGAACTTGATCGCGGCCTAATTTGGGATGATGTCATGGCTGCCGAAGGGCGTAGCACCGCCTTTGACGCTATTGATGAATTTGCCAAAGGTTCAATAGAAGCCAAACTCCTAGAAACCCTCGCTTGCAAAGGCTGCATTTCTGGACCTGGTATTATTGCATCTGACTCGTTATTTTCTAAGCAAGCTGCGGTGGGGCGTTATGCTCGTGAACGTTTAACCACATTTGATTCGGATGCCTGGCGTCGTGCGATTAATGAATTTAATCAGCTTGATTTAAATCGTTCGTTTGAAAATTTTGACCAACGTTTAGTTGACCCTACTAATGATGAGCTAAATAAAATTCTCAAACGTATGGGCAAAAACAAGATCGAGGATGAACTTAACTGTGGTGCTTGTGGTTATGATAGTTGTCGTGCTCATGCGCGTGCTGTGCATGCAGGTCTGGCCGAGCCTGAAATGTGTTTGCCTGACACTATCGAACAATTACGCCACGCCTTAGGTGAGCTTGATATCTCTCATAAACAACTAGCCAACGCCCAAGAAGAATTATTACGTGCTGAAAAACTTGCAAGTATGGGACAACTTGCTGCTGGGATTGCTCATGAAGTTAACAATCCCTTAGCAGTAATACTTATGTATACCCATCTATTGCTCGATGATTGTCCGGTAGAGTATCCCATGCGCCCAGATTTATTAATGGTTGTTGAACAAGCTTCACGATGCCAACGCATTGTTTCTGGGCTATTGAATTTTTCACGACATAATAAAGTATTATTACAGCCTACGCTGCTACGTGATTTAGTAGATCGCAGCGCCCGCGTACTTTCGGCCCCTGATAATATTACCTTCGAATTTATTCACGATATTGCAGGTGAAGCTGAAATCGATCGCGATCAAATCACTCAAGTATTAATGAACCTGATAAAAAATGCTTACGATGCTATGCCAAATGGAGGAGAACTTACCATACGTACAGGGGGAGATGATGAACACGTTGGGTTTACGGTAACTGATACTGGTAGTGGTATTAGTGCCGCTGATATGAGTAAATTATTTCAACCTTTTTTTACGACAAAACCTATGGGCCAAGGTACCGGTTTAGGTCTATCAATTGCTTATGGCATTGTTAAAATGCACCGCGGAGAAATGAAAGTAGAATCTAATTGCGACCCATCAAGGGGAAGTACTGGAACTACTTTTACTGTAACTCTTCCGCGTTACACTCAGCAGCTTTGA
- a CDS encoding response regulator, with translation METSKTNNSKTILIVDDDPDFLLQTRMQLEAAGYNILSAHSLKEAEEIMVDNRPDLVVADLMMEYMDAGLVLCHRVKKKDPNTPVILVSALTSQTGMAFESSLDKSNGWIKADAVLTKPMRAEQLKREIERLL, from the coding sequence ATGGAAACTAGCAAAACAAACAACTCAAAAACAATTTTAATTGTTGACGATGATCCCGATTTTTTACTGCAAACACGTATGCAGCTTGAAGCCGCAGGATACAACATTCTAAGTGCTCATAGCCTTAAAGAGGCTGAAGAAATCATGGTCGATAATCGCCCAGACTTAGTGGTTGCCGATTTAATGATGGAGTACATGGATGCTGGCCTCGTCTTATGTCATCGGGTTAAGAAGAAAGACCCCAATACCCCAGTAATATTAGTCTCTGCGCTTACAAGCCAAACCGGTATGGCTTTTGAATCAAGTCTCGATAAAAGCAATGGTTGGATAAAAGCTGACGCAGTTCTCACTAAACCCATGCGAGCTGAACAACTCAAGCGCGAGATCGAACGATTGCTTTAA
- a CDS encoding response regulator has translation MLRVLVVDDELGMRVGAARVLERLRLHLPELDQHETSFVATQAESGEQALNIMAQSSPDILLLDYKLPGISGLDVLAEISSRSYDVLTIMITAYATLDTAIVATQRGAFDFLAKPFTPDELRTTVLKAAKHVVLNRHARQHADEKRRLRFEFISVLAHELKAPLAAVEGYIMAMQDRSLGDELPSYLPMLDASLVRLHGMRKLVTDLLDMTRLESGQRKRELEKLDIVEVAKAAIETVSSEAQSRLVSITLQSQTPVYITADRYEIELVLLNLLTNAIKYNRKNGKVEIFVETKNQKIIIKITDTGIGMNTEEVARIFKEFVRIRNNKTRLIPGSGLGLATVRKVAMLYGGNATVKSEPDKGTTVEVILNSK, from the coding sequence GTGTTGCGTGTATTAGTGGTGGATGATGAACTGGGCATGCGTGTAGGCGCAGCCCGAGTACTTGAACGTTTGCGCCTGCATCTACCTGAGCTAGATCAACATGAAACTAGCTTTGTGGCAACACAGGCTGAAAGTGGTGAACAAGCCTTAAATATTATGGCGCAATCATCTCCTGATATTTTGCTGTTAGATTATAAATTGCCAGGAATATCCGGCCTTGATGTCTTAGCTGAAATTTCCTCCCGTTCATATGATGTCTTAACTATTATGATTACTGCTTATGCTACTCTTGATACCGCAATAGTCGCTACCCAACGCGGGGCTTTTGACTTTTTAGCTAAGCCATTTACCCCTGACGAATTACGTACCACCGTTTTAAAAGCGGCAAAACATGTAGTGCTTAATCGCCACGCCCGCCAACATGCCGATGAAAAACGACGCTTGCGTTTTGAATTTATCTCGGTGCTTGCTCATGAACTCAAAGCGCCCTTAGCTGCGGTCGAAGGCTATATCATGGCAATGCAAGACCGTTCACTTGGTGATGAATTACCAAGCTATTTGCCCATGCTTGATGCTAGCCTAGTTAGGCTTCACGGTATGCGTAAATTGGTTACTGATTTACTCGATATGACTAGACTTGAATCCGGGCAGCGAAAACGCGAACTTGAAAAACTTGATATTGTTGAAGTTGCAAAAGCTGCTATCGAAACGGTAAGTAGTGAAGCCCAAAGTCGTCTTGTTAGTATAACCTTACAATCCCAAACTCCCGTGTATATTACTGCCGACCGTTATGAAATTGAATTAGTACTGCTTAATCTATTAACTAACGCTATTAAATATAATCGTAAAAACGGTAAAGTCGAAATATTTGTAGAAACTAAAAATCAAAAAATCATAATTAAAATTACTGATACCGGCATTGGTATGAATACTGAAGAAGTCGCGCGTATCTTTAAAGAGTTCGTACGTATTCGCAATAATAAAACACGCTTAATCCCAGGTAGTGGTTTAGGATTGGCTACTGTTCGTAAAGTTGCCATGCTCTATGGCGGCAATGCTACTGTGAAAAGTGAACCTGATAAAGGTACGACAGTAGAAGTAATTTTAAATAGTAAATAA